One Nostoc sp. UHCC 0302 DNA window includes the following coding sequences:
- a CDS encoding PAS domain S-box protein, which produces MPNVDKNNCELTNELAFLRQRVAELEQSEISYQQRQAALEQQVKELEVKLAITAQNPCIQVAKCSIPWHLEQDTSMAVNQQPDIAVVLQQLQQEITERQQLEVALQDSEQRLRLALETAQMGLWDWNILTNQVVWSENNELLFGLAPGSFDGTYKAFFKCIHPEDRQSVMQAIRALRNAHVSAEKTDYYNEFRIVWSDQSVHWISIKGKFFYDQQGQALRMIGICKDITDWKLAEDSTRQLTNQVEEQANILNAILTASVDHIYVFNRKGRYQYVSYDATTVLGLKPQDIIGKTLQELNLPKELIEQVDHQRQIVMKTGQSIKDECEFLAADGLHYYEYILTPLRNLNHSIEGVIIVSRNITQHKRVEKSLRESEARFRRLFESNLLGIAFWTVDGFIVDANDAFLKLAGYTRDEFATLGKINWRELTPPEYQHLDEHALEEVSETGVSSIYEKEYVHRDGKRVPIVLGIALLNNSQQNGVAFVLDITDRKQAEQKCDRMLQRERTARKEAEIANRIKDEFLGVLSHELRTPLNPILGWSKLLRSRQFDEQTTNRALETIERNAKLQTQLIEDLLDVSRILQGKLNLNICPVSLIMVVEAALETVRLAAEAKSIQIQTIFDPALGQVMGDPNRLQQVVWNLVANAVKFTPTGGRVEIRLVEVGKQAQIVVSDTGKGISLDFLPHVFDYFRQADSTTTRTFGGLGLGLAIVRQIVEMHGGNVQAASPGEGLGASFTVKLPLLVRSEQVRDKENETLAFTPEPPPLSDTQVLVVDDEPDIRDLVTFILQDYGVEVTAVASAQEALEALSESVPDVLISDIGMPETDGYMLMQEVRQRSPKEGGQVPAIALTAYAGELNQQQALASGFQMHIPKPVDPDELVKAIADLIASKAKRV; this is translated from the coding sequence ACTAATGAATTAGCATTTCTACGGCAGCGTGTAGCTGAGTTAGAACAATCAGAAATATCTTATCAACAAAGGCAAGCAGCACTAGAGCAACAGGTAAAAGAACTAGAAGTAAAACTAGCAATAACAGCACAAAATCCTTGTATTCAAGTTGCTAAGTGTAGTATACCCTGGCATCTTGAGCAAGATACGTCTATGGCTGTCAACCAACAACCAGATATAGCAGTTGTCTTGCAGCAACTTCAACAAGAAATCACAGAACGACAACAGTTAGAAGTAGCGTTGCAAGATAGTGAGCAACGGCTGCGGCTAGCCTTAGAGACTGCCCAGATGGGTTTGTGGGACTGGAATATCCTTACCAATCAAGTGGTTTGGTCGGAGAATAATGAACTGCTGTTTGGTTTGGCTCCAGGAAGTTTTGACGGTACTTATAAGGCATTTTTCAAGTGTATTCATCCTGAAGACAGGCAATCTGTAATGCAAGCGATTCGCGCTTTGCGTAACGCTCATGTCTCAGCAGAAAAAACTGATTACTATAATGAATTTCGCATAGTTTGGTCAGACCAAAGCGTACACTGGATTTCTATTAAGGGAAAATTTTTCTATGATCAACAGGGACAAGCTCTGCGAATGATCGGTATATGTAAGGATATTACTGATTGGAAGCTGGCAGAAGATAGTACCCGTCAACTAACAAATCAGGTTGAAGAACAAGCAAATATCTTAAATGCCATCCTCACAGCATCTGTAGATCACATTTATGTCTTTAACCGCAAAGGTCGCTATCAGTATGTAAGTTATGATGCAACGACAGTACTGGGTTTAAAACCCCAGGATATTATTGGTAAAACTTTGCAAGAACTGAATTTACCTAAAGAACTAATTGAGCAAGTAGATCATCAAAGACAAATAGTTATGAAAACTGGGCAATCAATCAAGGATGAGTGTGAATTTCTTGCCGCTGATGGGTTGCATTACTATGAATATATCCTTACACCATTACGCAATTTAAACCACAGCATTGAAGGTGTAATCATAGTTTCTCGTAATATTACACAACATAAACGGGTAGAAAAATCATTACGTGAAAGTGAAGCCAGATTTCGGCGGTTATTTGAATCTAACTTACTTGGGATTGCTTTTTGGACTGTGGATGGCTTCATTGTTGATGCTAATGATGCCTTTTTAAAACTAGCTGGCTACACTCGTGATGAATTTGCCACGTTAGGTAAGATTAATTGGAGAGAATTGACGCCTCCAGAGTATCAACATTTAGACGAACACGCCCTCGAAGAGGTAAGCGAAACTGGAGTTTCTAGTATTTACGAGAAAGAGTACGTTCATCGCGATGGTAAACGAGTTCCAATTGTACTGGGAATAGCTCTGTTAAATAACTCCCAGCAAAATGGGGTGGCTTTTGTACTCGATATTACTGATCGTAAACAAGCCGAGCAAAAATGCGATCGCATGTTGCAAAGAGAGCGCACAGCACGCAAAGAAGCAGAAATCGCTAACCGCATCAAAGATGAGTTTCTGGGGGTTCTCTCCCATGAACTCCGAACTCCACTCAATCCCATCTTAGGCTGGTCGAAATTACTACGCTCTCGCCAGTTTGATGAACAAACCACTAACCGGGCTCTGGAAACTATTGAACGCAACGCCAAACTCCAGACCCAGTTAATTGAAGATTTGTTGGATGTATCTCGCATCCTCCAAGGAAAATTGAACCTGAATATTTGTCCAGTAAGCTTAATTATGGTAGTTGAAGCAGCACTAGAGACGGTACGACTAGCAGCCGAGGCCAAGTCAATTCAAATTCAAACTATATTTGATCCGGCTTTAGGGCAAGTTATGGGTGACCCGAATCGCCTCCAGCAAGTTGTGTGGAATTTGGTTGCTAATGCAGTAAAATTTACACCAACAGGAGGTAGGGTAGAAATCCGATTAGTGGAAGTTGGCAAGCAAGCCCAAATAGTAGTCAGCGATACAGGTAAAGGAATTTCGCTAGACTTTTTGCCTCATGTCTTCGATTACTTTCGTCAAGCTGATAGTACAACTACCCGCACATTTGGCGGACTTGGTTTAGGACTAGCGATTGTTCGTCAAATTGTAGAAATGCATGGCGGAAACGTGCAAGCAGCAAGTCCTGGAGAAGGATTAGGCGCTAGCTTCACTGTCAAGCTCCCGCTTTTGGTCAGAAGTGAACAAGTTAGGGATAAGGAGAATGAGACTTTGGCTTTTACCCCCGAACCACCACCCCTCTCAGACACCCAAGTTTTGGTAGTGGATGATGAACCAGATATCCGCGATTTAGTGACCTTTATTTTACAAGACTACGGTGTAGAAGTAACCGCTGTGGCATCGGCACAGGAGGCACTAGAAGCACTGTCTGAATCGGTTCCCGATGTTTTAATTAGTGATATTGGGATGCCAGAAACAGACGGTTATATGTTGATGCAAGAAGTGAGACAACGATCGCCAAAAGAAGGAGGACAAGTACCAGCGATCGCTTTAACAGCTTATGCAGGAGAACTTAATCAGCAGCAAGCACTAGCATCAGGATTTCAAATGCATATCCCCAAACCAGTAGATCCAGATGAATTGGTAAAAGCGATCGCTGATTTGATTGCATCAAAGGCAAAACGTGTTTAG